The following are encoded in a window of Alphaproteobacteria bacterium genomic DNA:
- a CDS encoding ABC transporter ATP-binding protein codes for MKRADITIRGVTKVFNRAGGGGDVHALGPVDLELKSGEFFTVVGPSGCGKSSLLELIAGISTPTQGELSFEGKPVNGRVPDGVGVVFQEDACFPWMDVASNIEVGLHKSALSQEERAKRIDGALDLMGLKDFRKAYPAQLSGGMRQRVCIARTMVMAPRLILLDEPFGALDQQTRLLMGDELLKLWRRTNTTVFLITHALDEAAMLSDRIGIMSSRPGRLIEIVETGWERERTSEVVERPEFGRITSHLWKTLRGESQKAIGLAGAKP; via the coding sequence GTGAAACGTGCAGACATCACGATCCGCGGCGTAACGAAGGTCTTCAACCGGGCTGGGGGCGGGGGCGACGTCCACGCCCTCGGTCCGGTGGATCTGGAGTTGAAATCAGGCGAGTTCTTCACCGTGGTCGGCCCGTCCGGCTGCGGCAAGTCGAGCCTGCTGGAACTCATCGCCGGCATCAGCACGCCGACGCAAGGCGAGCTGAGCTTCGAAGGCAAGCCGGTGAACGGCCGCGTGCCGGACGGCGTTGGCGTCGTATTCCAGGAGGACGCTTGCTTCCCCTGGATGGACGTCGCTTCGAACATCGAAGTGGGTCTGCACAAATCGGCCCTCAGTCAGGAAGAGCGCGCCAAGCGCATCGACGGCGCGCTCGACCTGATGGGGCTGAAGGATTTCCGTAAAGCCTATCCCGCCCAACTTTCGGGCGGCATGCGCCAGCGCGTGTGCATCGCGCGGACGATGGTCATGGCGCCGCGCCTGATCTTGCTCGACGAGCCGTTCGGTGCGCTCGATCAGCAGACGCGTCTGCTGATGGGCGACGAGCTCTTGAAGCTGTGGCGGCGCACCAATACGACGGTGTTTCTGATCACCCACGCGCTCGACGAAGCGGCGATGCTGTCCGACCGCATCGGCATCATGTCGTCGCGTCCAGGCCGCCTTATCGAGATCGTCGAGACGGGCTGGGAGCGCGAGCGTACCTCCGAAGTCGTGGAGCGGCCGGAGTTCGGGCGCATCACGTCCCATCTGTGGAAGACGCTGCGCGGCGAATCGCAAAAGGCGATCGGCCTTGCGGGGGCGAAGCCGTGA
- a CDS encoding ABC transporter permease, giving the protein MKRLSLLRIGVLVAVFLLLEALCRAGIIVRFTMQPPSEILRDFYRIMVSGRFNGAIATTLGNAAIAFSMAVSIGVTFALIVHRRKVAREALEPLFATYYAIPVLAFYPVLIILFGVGDLPKILIAFMLGVIAVITNTLHGLDRVPAVLSKTARVLQYSPAETAFRVTLPYAMPYMLTGVKFAVAYSLIGIVGSEFIMSSDGLGFEISFAYNNFTNSVMYPLILLVVIVAITLNLSISYWERVILSRRGLL; this is encoded by the coding sequence GTGAAGCGGCTTTCCCTTCTGCGGATCGGCGTGCTGGTCGCCGTTTTTCTGCTGCTGGAAGCGCTGTGCCGTGCGGGCATCATCGTGCGCTTCACGATGCAGCCGCCGTCCGAGATATTGCGCGACTTCTACCGCATCATGGTAAGCGGCCGCTTCAATGGCGCTATCGCCACGACGCTCGGCAATGCGGCGATCGCCTTTTCGATGGCGGTGTCGATCGGCGTGACCTTCGCGTTGATCGTGCATCGCCGCAAGGTGGCGCGCGAGGCGCTGGAGCCGCTCTTCGCGACCTATTATGCGATTCCCGTTCTCGCCTTCTATCCGGTTCTCATCATTCTGTTCGGCGTCGGCGATCTGCCGAAAATCCTGATCGCCTTCATGCTGGGCGTGATCGCGGTCATCACCAACACGCTGCACGGGCTCGATCGCGTGCCGGCGGTGCTGAGCAAGACGGCGCGCGTGCTGCAATATTCGCCCGCCGAAACCGCGTTCCGCGTGACGCTGCCCTACGCGATGCCCTACATGCTGACGGGCGTCAAATTCGCGGTCGCTTACTCGTTGATCGGCATCGTCGGGTCCGAGTTCATCATGTCGTCGGACGGCCTCGGTTTCGAGATCTCCTTCGCCTACAACAATTTCACGAACTCGGTCATGTACCCGCTGATCCTGCTGGTGGTGATCGTGGCGATCACGTTGAACCTATCGATCAGCTATTGGGAGAGGGTGATCCTCTCCCGCCGGGGCCTGCTATGA
- a CDS encoding ABC transporter permease subunit: MTKFLKEWRGALILLGTLFVGWQALYMATGEIAMRSPLQTLRFTAAFLANERYWPDLAETALACTMAVAISIGVGLTTGLVLGAGKVAGQIFEPMLVTVYSIPKLTLYPILLLLFGLGMSAKVAFGAIHGIIPIALFTLNAVRNIKPVLIKSGRVLQYGPADMATKVLIPAALPEIVTGVRIGFSLTLIGTLYGEMFASQRGLGNLLMRAIGLHQVDIIMAIALIVTVVAALGSSLLLALDRRLHARA, encoded by the coding sequence ATGACGAAATTCCTCAAGGAATGGCGCGGCGCGCTGATTCTTCTCGGTACGCTGTTCGTCGGTTGGCAGGCGCTTTATATGGCGACCGGCGAAATCGCGATGCGTTCGCCCTTGCAGACGTTGCGGTTCACGGCCGCGTTCCTGGCAAACGAGCGCTATTGGCCCGATCTCGCCGAAACCGCGCTGGCTTGCACGATGGCGGTCGCGATTTCGATCGGGGTCGGGTTGACGACGGGGCTGGTGCTGGGGGCGGGCAAGGTCGCCGGACAGATTTTCGAACCGATGCTGGTCACGGTGTATTCGATCCCCAAGCTCACGCTTTATCCCATCCTGCTGCTGCTTTTCGGTCTCGGCATGTCGGCGAAGGTCGCCTTCGGCGCGATCCACGGGATCATTCCGATCGCGCTGTTCACGCTCAATGCCGTGCGCAACATCAAGCCGGTGCTGATCAAGTCGGGCCGCGTGCTGCAATACGGGCCCGCCGATATGGCGACGAAAGTGCTGATTCCCGCAGCCCTGCCCGAGATCGTCACGGGCGTGCGTATCGGCTTTTCGCTGACGCTGATCGGCACGCTCTACGGTGAAATGTTCGCCTCGCAACGCGGGCTCGGCAATTTGCTGATGCGCGCGATCGGTCTACATCAGGTCGATATCATCATGGCGATCGCGCTGATCGTCACGGTCGTGGCCGCACTCGGCAGCAGCCTTCTATTGGCGCTCGACCGGCGTCTGCACGCGCGGGCGTGA
- the gcvA gene encoding transcriptional regulator GcvA codes for MRRLEHLKAMRAFEAAARHLSFTKAAAELCVTQGALSHHVTTLENALGTKLFFRYHRAIALTPKGDVLFRHLREAFDLLQAGLDQVAGEPASPMLRIKLPPTFAIRWLVPRLARLHAFHERRDVQITTSHRMVDFSREEIDIAIYSGAQPPDGLISKRLFGEELTPVCSPALLKASPPLRHPRDLKGWTLLCSLHRPNDWSSWLETAGAPEIDGDDGLKFENSALAYQAAIDNLGIAMAQIALVEDELRAGKLVRPFKHSVKTDDAYFIVYPRRSRDRAGVKFFEEWVFREVEEAQAGTRTAAPEKLPELG; via the coding sequence ATGCGTAGACTTGAACATCTCAAGGCGATGCGTGCGTTCGAGGCGGCGGCGCGGCATTTGAGCTTCACCAAGGCGGCGGCGGAGCTTTGCGTCACCCAGGGCGCCCTCAGCCATCATGTCACGACGCTCGAGAATGCGTTGGGGACGAAGCTGTTCTTTCGTTACCATCGCGCCATCGCGCTGACGCCGAAGGGCGATGTGTTGTTCCGGCACCTGCGCGAGGCCTTCGATCTGTTGCAGGCGGGGCTGGATCAGGTTGCGGGCGAGCCCGCGTCGCCGATGTTGCGGATCAAGCTGCCGCCGACCTTCGCGATTCGCTGGCTGGTGCCGCGTTTGGCGCGGTTGCACGCCTTTCACGAGCGGCGCGACGTGCAGATCACCACGTCGCACCGGATGGTCGATTTCAGCCGCGAGGAAATCGACATCGCCATCTATTCGGGCGCTCAACCGCCCGATGGGCTTATCAGCAAGCGATTGTTCGGCGAGGAACTGACGCCGGTTTGCAGCCCGGCTTTGCTGAAAGCCTCGCCACCGCTGCGCCATCCGCGCGATCTGAAGGGCTGGACGCTATTGTGCTCGCTTCACCGGCCGAACGATTGGTCGAGCTGGCTCGAAACCGCGGGCGCGCCGGAGATCGACGGCGACGACGGCCTAAAATTCGAGAACTCCGCGCTCGCCTATCAGGCCGCGATCGACAATCTGGGCATCGCGATGGCGCAGATCGCCCTGGTCGAAGACGAGCTGCGCGCGGGCAAGCTCGTACGCCCGTTCAAGCACTCGGTGAAGACCGACGATGCGTATTTTATCGTCTATCCGCGCCGCTCGCGCGATCGTGCGGGCGTGAAATTCTTCGAGGAATGGGTGTTCCGGGAAGTCGAGGAGGCTCAAGCCGGCACTCGCACTGCGGCGCCGGAAAAACTGCCGGAACTCGGTTGA
- the leuC gene encoding 3-isopropylmalate dehydratase large subunit, with amino-acid sequence MTRTLFEKIWTSRLVKRLDDGRDLLFVDRHVLQETTCATAFEGLARRGIPVRHPELHVATQDHILSTDPARTETTFPPGRELLGLMRRNAAAHGIPLFGVEDRRQGIVHVISPELGLALPGCILACGDSHTSTVGGLGALGIGVGTSEVEHILATQTLALRRPKTMRIWFDGALAPGVSAKDLILHTIGKLGIDAGTGHAIEYAGPAIRALAAEARLTVCNLSIELGARLGVIAPDDVTFAYLDGRDYAPRGAQWDAAVRHWRTLATDDGAAFDKSATIDAREVAPQITWGTTQQDVVGVDGAVPDPGAYSDTGRRGLAAAAIGYMGLAPGQKMEGLPIDVAFIGSCTNGRLSDLKAAAELVRGRRVADGVRALVVPGSTEVKRQAEALGLDRVFADAGFQWRAAGCSMCLSINGDVVAPGQRCIATSNRNFEGRQGPRARTHLASPAMVAAAAIAGRIVDVRKVMA; translated from the coding sequence ATGACAAGAACGCTGTTCGAAAAAATCTGGACGAGCCGTTTGGTCAAACGGCTGGACGATGGGCGCGATCTGTTGTTCGTCGATCGCCATGTGTTGCAGGAAACGACCTGCGCCACCGCCTTCGAAGGTCTGGCGCGGCGGGGCATTCCCGTGCGCCATCCCGAGCTGCACGTCGCGACGCAAGATCATATTCTGTCGACCGATCCCGCACGCACCGAAACGACGTTTCCGCCGGGCCGGGAATTGCTCGGCCTGATGCGCCGCAACGCGGCGGCGCACGGCATTCCGCTGTTCGGCGTCGAAGACCGGCGGCAGGGCATCGTCCACGTCATCTCGCCGGAGCTTGGGCTGGCATTGCCCGGCTGTATCTTGGCTTGCGGCGACAGCCACACCTCGACCGTCGGCGGCTTGGGCGCGCTGGGGATCGGCGTGGGGACGAGCGAGGTCGAACATATTCTCGCGACGCAGACCTTGGCGTTGCGCCGGCCCAAGACAATGCGCATCTGGTTCGACGGCGCGTTGGCGCCGGGCGTGAGCGCCAAGGATCTTATTCTGCACACGATCGGCAAGCTTGGTATCGACGCCGGAACGGGCCATGCGATCGAGTATGCGGGGCCCGCGATCCGCGCCCTCGCGGCCGAAGCGCGCTTGACCGTCTGCAACCTTTCGATCGAACTGGGCGCGCGGCTGGGCGTCATCGCGCCGGACGACGTGACCTTCGCCTATCTCGACGGGCGCGACTACGCGCCGCGTGGTGCGCAATGGGATGCGGCCGTGCGTCATTGGCGCACGCTCGCGACCGACGATGGCGCGGCGTTCGATAAATCCGCGACGATCGACGCGCGCGAAGTGGCGCCGCAGATCACCTGGGGGACGACGCAGCAAGATGTGGTCGGCGTCGACGGCGCGGTGCCCGATCCCGGCGCGTATTCCGATACGGGGCGGCGCGGTCTCGCCGCCGCCGCGATCGGCTATATGGGCTTGGCGCCGGGGCAGAAGATGGAAGGCCTGCCGATCGATGTCGCGTTCATCGGCTCGTGCACCAATGGCCGCTTGTCCGATCTGAAGGCGGCGGCGGAACTCGTGCGTGGCCGGCGCGTGGCGGACGGCGTACGCGCCTTGGTGGTCCCCGGTTCGACCGAGGTGAAGCGCCAAGCCGAAGCGCTGGGGCTCGACCGCGTGTTCGCCGATGCCGGATTCCAATGGCGCGCGGCCGGCTGCTCGATGTGCCTCAGCATCAACGGCGACGTCGTGGCGCCGGGTCAACGTTGTATCGCGACCTCGAACCGCAATTTCGAAGGCCGTCAGGGTCCGCGCGCGCGCACCCATCTCGCAAGCCCCGCCATGGTCGCGGCGGCGGCGATCGCCGGGCGGATCGTCGACGTCCGTAAGGTGATGGCATGA
- the leuD gene encoding 3-isopropylmalate dehydratase small subunit: MTPMASVTGAAAPILKTNVNTDIIIPGSYLRSQSADLAQGLFAAWRFDDSGNEKPDFVLNQAPFRQAKIVLAGNNFGCGSSREAAVWALQRFGIRVVLAPSFADIFYENAFRNGVLPGIVAADAIAEMAEIAATNPEFTVDLDRKLVLHGNRSWAFDVPESRRAALMRGDDEIGMTLAMANEIADFHARDVAGRDWAYAPMGRAPRG, encoded by the coding sequence ATGACGCCGATGGCCAGCGTGACCGGTGCCGCGGCGCCGATCCTGAAAACAAACGTCAATACCGACATCATCATTCCCGGATCGTATCTGCGCTCTCAAAGTGCGGACCTGGCGCAGGGCCTGTTCGCCGCTTGGCGCTTCGACGATTCGGGCAACGAGAAGCCGGATTTCGTGCTGAACCAAGCGCCGTTCCGCCAAGCGAAGATCGTGCTGGCCGGCAACAATTTCGGCTGCGGCAGTTCGCGCGAAGCCGCCGTCTGGGCGCTGCAACGCTTCGGTATCCGCGTGGTGCTGGCACCGTCTTTCGCCGATATCTTCTACGAGAACGCATTCCGCAACGGTGTGTTGCCCGGCATCGTCGCGGCGGACGCGATCGCCGAAATGGCGGAAATAGCGGCGACCAATCCCGAATTCACCGTCGATCTCGACCGCAAGCTGGTGCTGCACGGCAACCGCAGCTGGGCGTTCGACGTGCCGGAATCCCGTCGCGCGGCTTTGATGCGCGGTGACGACGAGATCGGCATGACGCTGGCAATGGCGAACGAGATCGCGGATTTCCACGCGCGCGACGTCGCCGGTCGTGACTGGGCCTACGCGCCCATGGGCCGCGCACCGCGCGGCTGA
- a CDS encoding aldehyde dehydrogenase family protein — protein MSAAPKFEPILRGRSHVYYGGAWQRANSGREMEIVSPATGQALGIVAEGDATDVDRAVAAAKAAFPAWRDMPARQRAELLREAGRIVRANADELTLIDALDSGNPAKGMRYDVMLTADYFDYFAGLILELKGHTLPLGPGVLNYTAKEPFGVVARIAAFNHPTLFVCGRVAAPLAAGNCVVVKPAEQTPISAIRIAELLGPLFPPGVLNFVTGGREVGAALVAHRDVSKVALIGSIAAGRAVMRAAADTLKSLTLELGGKNAFIACGDADPKAVAAAMVRGMNFTSVAGQSCGSLSRVYLHEAIAAKVEAALPEAMADLKVGMPTDPDATVGSLSTVQQFDKTMDYIAIGKAEGARLIAGGKALRDGDFAKGYFVEPTVFAGVTDDMRLAREEVFGPILSLLTWRDEADVLARVNALDVGLTAAVWTKDIDRGHRIASRMEAGYVWINDVSTHEIGMPFGGFKQSGFGKEEAFEELLGYTREKNIHLKFKM, from the coding sequence ATGTCCGCAGCGCCGAAATTCGAGCCGATTCTGCGTGGCCGCAGCCATGTCTATTACGGCGGCGCTTGGCAGCGCGCCAATTCCGGCCGCGAAATGGAGATCGTCAGCCCGGCCACCGGTCAGGCTTTGGGCATCGTCGCGGAAGGCGACGCGACCGACGTCGATCGCGCGGTTGCCGCGGCCAAGGCCGCGTTCCCGGCGTGGCGCGATATGCCCGCCCGCCAGCGCGCCGAATTGCTGCGCGAAGCGGGCCGAATCGTGCGCGCGAATGCCGACGAATTGACGCTGATCGACGCGCTCGACAGCGGCAATCCCGCCAAGGGCATGCGTTACGACGTGATGCTGACGGCCGATTATTTCGACTACTTCGCCGGGCTCATTCTGGAACTGAAGGGGCATACGCTGCCGCTCGGGCCCGGCGTGCTGAACTACACGGCCAAGGAACCGTTCGGCGTCGTCGCGCGCATCGCCGCGTTCAATCACCCCACGCTTTTCGTTTGCGGGCGTGTCGCCGCACCGCTAGCAGCCGGCAATTGCGTCGTGGTTAAGCCCGCCGAGCAAACGCCGATCTCCGCAATCCGCATCGCCGAACTGCTCGGGCCGTTGTTCCCGCCGGGCGTACTCAATTTCGTGACCGGCGGGCGCGAAGTGGGGGCCGCCCTCGTCGCCCATCGCGACGTTTCGAAGGTGGCGCTGATCGGCAGCATCGCGGCCGGGCGCGCGGTGATGCGCGCCGCGGCCGATACGCTGAAAAGCCTCACCCTCGAACTGGGCGGCAAGAACGCCTTCATCGCCTGCGGCGACGCCGATCCCAAGGCCGTCGCGGCCGCGATGGTGCGGGGGATGAACTTCACGTCGGTCGCGGGACAATCCTGCGGCTCGCTCAGCCGCGTCTATCTGCACGAAGCGATCGCGGCAAAGGTCGAAGCGGCATTGCCCGAAGCGATGGCCGATTTGAAAGTCGGCATGCCGACGGATCCCGACGCGACGGTCGGCAGTCTCTCGACCGTCCAGCAATTCGACAAGACAATGGACTACATCGCCATCGGCAAAGCGGAAGGGGCGCGCCTGATCGCGGGCGGCAAGGCGCTGCGCGATGGCGACTTCGCCAAGGGATACTTCGTCGAACCGACCGTGTTCGCCGGCGTGACCGACGATATGCGTTTGGCGCGAGAGGAAGTGTTCGGCCCGATCCTCAGCCTGCTTACCTGGCGCGACGAAGCCGATGTGCTCGCACGCGTCAACGCGCTCGACGTCGGATTGACGGCGGCGGTATGGACGAAGGATATCGATCGCGGCCATCGCATCGCGTCGCGGATGGAGGCGGGTTACGTCTGGATCAACGACGTCAGCACGCACGAGATCGGGATGCCTTTCGGCGGCTTCAAGCAATCCGGCTTCGGCAAGGAAGAGGCGTTCGAGGAACTTCTCGGCTATACGCGCGAGAAAAACATCCATCTCAAATTCAAGATGTGA
- a CDS encoding amidohydrolase family protein → MSGFEIVDAHQHFWDLDGPLHYPWLEDAPLATFRYGDYAAIRRSYLPHDFRRDTARQNVIASVHMEAEVRHDQEVAETRWIHDIAERHGLPTACIGHARFETEDIAAVLKGHAAYPLMRAIRQKPAASRSAKEIVRGAPGSMGDPIWRRGYARLADHGLHYELQTPYWHLHEAAELARAFPDIRILLNHTGVPHDRSAAGIAAWREGLAAFAAEPNTRIKISGIGEAGQTWTVASNRPVVLTAIELFGVDRCLFASNFPVDSLCSSYDTIFDGFKEIVAHLPEADQRKLFRDNALREYRIRL, encoded by the coding sequence ATGTCAGGCTTCGAAATCGTCGACGCGCACCAGCATTTCTGGGACCTCGACGGCCCCCTGCACTACCCGTGGCTCGAGGATGCGCCGCTGGCGACGTTCCGATACGGCGACTACGCCGCCATCCGCCGCTCCTATCTGCCGCACGACTTTCGCCGCGACACGGCCCGCCAGAACGTAATCGCAAGCGTGCACATGGAAGCCGAGGTCCGGCACGATCAGGAAGTCGCCGAGACGCGCTGGATCCACGATATCGCCGAGCGCCACGGCCTACCGACTGCCTGCATCGGTCACGCCCGTTTCGAGACGGAGGACATCGCGGCGGTGCTCAAGGGACATGCCGCCTATCCGCTCATGCGCGCCATCCGCCAAAAGCCGGCGGCTTCGCGCTCGGCGAAGGAGATCGTCAGAGGCGCACCCGGCTCCATGGGCGACCCGATCTGGCGACGCGGCTATGCGCGCCTCGCCGATCACGGGCTGCACTACGAGTTGCAGACGCCCTACTGGCATCTTCACGAAGCGGCCGAGTTGGCGCGCGCCTTCCCGGATATTCGCATTCTGCTCAACCACACCGGCGTGCCCCACGATCGCAGTGCTGCGGGTATCGCGGCCTGGCGTGAAGGGTTGGCTGCCTTCGCCGCCGAACCGAACACGCGGATCAAGATTTCCGGCATCGGCGAGGCAGGGCAGACTTGGACCGTCGCCTCCAACCGACCCGTCGTGCTGACCGCCATCGAGCTCTTTGGCGTCGACCGCTGCCTCTTCGCCAGCAATTTCCCGGTCGACAGCCTCTGCAGCAGCTACGATACGATCTTCGACGGCTTCAAGGAGATCGTCGCCCACCTGCCGGAAGCCGACCAGCGGAAGCTGTTCCGCGATAACGCGCTTCGCGAGTACCGGATCCGTCTCTAG
- a CDS encoding NAD(P)-dependent oxidoreductase, protein MTTQPAIGFIGLGLMGQGFTRRLAESGFKVTGYDIAAEKVKAAAAHGVAPAASPAAVAAASDIVLVCVTSTNAVREAVFGSGGIVEASGTGKVLVDHSTTEVEATKQFAADLLKRSGMKWVDAPVSGGPGAAASGSLAIMAGGDAEAIRQVELVMAKLAAKFTPMGDVGAGQITKLINQVLVLTNYCVIAEAIRLGEKCGIDVAKIPEALATGHAGSNLLKDVTPRLVDRDFAPRGYVRQVLKDLDMVHDLAKEVKAPTPMASQAASLFRLMVARGHSELDACAVMRLYLDEPV, encoded by the coding sequence ATGACGACACAGCCCGCGATCGGCTTCATCGGTCTTGGCCTGATGGGTCAGGGCTTCACTCGGCGCCTAGCAGAGAGCGGCTTCAAGGTTACCGGCTACGACATCGCCGCCGAAAAGGTGAAGGCCGCAGCCGCCCATGGTGTCGCACCGGCCGCCTCACCCGCCGCCGTGGCCGCGGCCAGCGATATCGTGCTTGTCTGCGTCACCTCGACGAATGCGGTACGGGAAGCAGTGTTCGGCAGCGGCGGAATCGTCGAGGCCTCCGGTACAGGCAAGGTGCTCGTCGATCACTCGACCACCGAGGTCGAGGCCACGAAGCAATTCGCCGCCGACCTGTTGAAGCGCTCGGGCATGAAATGGGTGGATGCGCCGGTGTCCGGCGGCCCGGGGGCCGCCGCATCCGGCTCGCTCGCAATCATGGCCGGCGGCGACGCCGAAGCCATCAGGCAGGTCGAGCTGGTGATGGCAAAACTCGCGGCGAAATTCACGCCTATGGGCGACGTAGGCGCCGGTCAGATCACCAAGCTGATCAACCAGGTGCTGGTATTGACCAACTACTGCGTAATCGCCGAAGCCATAAGGCTGGGCGAGAAATGCGGCATCGATGTCGCGAAGATTCCGGAGGCGCTGGCCACCGGTCATGCCGGCAGTAACCTTCTCAAGGACGTGACGCCGCGGCTGGTCGACCGAGACTTCGCGCCGCGCGGCTATGTCCGCCAAGTGCTCAAGGACCTCGACATGGTCCATGATCTCGCCAAGGAGGTGAAGGCGCCCACCCCCATGGCCTCCCAGGCCGCGTCGCTCTTCCGCCTGATGGTCGCCCGCGGCCACAGCGAGCTCGATGCATGCGCGGTTATGCGCCTCTATCTCGACGAACCGGTCTGA
- a CDS encoding GntR family transcriptional regulator: MMASHPESLPTAEIVPIRRASLHDEVVSRVRDMIVEGQFSFGTRIHEGRLCEQLGISRTPLREALKVLATEGLVDLSPNRGAIVREVTPKDMRDMLRVLGQLEALAGELACANASEADIAAIHEMHQRMMEHYTARNRMEYFKLNQAIHSAFVRLADNPTLQTMHETLQARIKRIRYLGNDHDTQWHDAADDHEKMIAALLKRDGPALGRVLRFHLERTWERVRNVLGVGEL, from the coding sequence ATGATGGCCAGCCACCCCGAGTCCCTGCCGACCGCCGAGATCGTGCCCATACGGCGTGCGAGCCTGCACGACGAGGTGGTCAGCCGGGTGCGCGATATGATCGTCGAGGGCCAGTTCAGCTTCGGCACCCGCATCCACGAAGGCCGGCTCTGCGAGCAGCTCGGCATCTCGCGTACGCCGCTGCGTGAGGCGCTCAAGGTGCTCGCCACCGAGGGCCTGGTCGACCTCTCGCCCAACCGCGGCGCGATCGTGCGCGAGGTAACGCCCAAGGACATGCGCGACATGTTGCGCGTCCTGGGCCAGCTCGAGGCCCTGGCGGGCGAGCTCGCCTGCGCCAATGCCAGCGAGGCCGATATTGCCGCCATCCACGAGATGCACCAGCGGATGATGGAGCACTACACGGCCCGCAACCGCATGGAGTATTTCAAGCTCAACCAGGCGATCCACAGCGCCTTCGTGCGCCTGGCCGACAACCCGACCCTGCAGACGATGCATGAGACCCTGCAGGCGCGCATCAAACGCATCCGCTACCTCGGCAACGATCACGACACGCAGTGGCACGACGCGGCCGACGACCACGAAAAGATGATCGCCGCCCTGCTCAAGCGCGACGGCCCGGCCCTCGGCCGCGTGCTGCGCTTCCATCTCGAGCGCACCTGGGAACGGGTGCGCAACGTGCTGGGTGTCGGTGAGCTCTAG
- a CDS encoding TRAP transporter large permease: MDATVLVIATFVVLFVFGFPVVVAVLVPSIIYVLWEGIPLAMVGQRTVYALDSFPLMAVPIFIFVGALMNSSGITTRIYKFADTAFGRLPGGLAQVNVAGSLIFSGMSGAALADVGGLGRVEIKAMKEHGFKPAYASAVTCATAIVGPIFPPSIPLIIYASVASVSSVQLLLAGIGPALICVLMLSITVAIVGIIQNHPRAARWPTIGEVWRDFVPASPALFTPVLLIGGMLLGYFTPTEAAAVTVVYILVISACYGEFDLHHIYLAAIDTIKGTAAIMAIVAVAAMFGWILAVEQVPQWFSGWITGISSDPLVLLLILNVILLIAGMFIDSTTATLLLVPILCPPIVAAGVDPIQLGLIFIFNLMIGLVTPPMGLSLFLMSDIAKVPMRDILKAMIPFYPPLLLTLAIITLVPEVSLWVPNLLK, translated from the coding sequence ATGGACGCCACCGTTCTCGTCATCGCGACCTTCGTCGTACTCTTCGTCTTCGGGTTCCCGGTGGTCGTCGCCGTGCTGGTGCCCTCGATCATCTATGTGCTGTGGGAGGGCATCCCGCTGGCCATGGTCGGCCAGCGCACGGTCTACGCTCTCGACTCCTTCCCGCTGATGGCGGTGCCGATCTTCATCTTCGTCGGTGCCCTGATGAACTCGTCGGGCATCACCACGCGTATCTACAAATTCGCCGATACGGCGTTCGGCCGCCTGCCCGGCGGCCTCGCCCAAGTCAACGTCGCCGGCAGCCTGATCTTCTCCGGCATGTCGGGCGCCGCTCTGGCCGATGTCGGCGGCCTTGGCCGGGTCGAGATCAAGGCGATGAAGGAGCACGGCTTCAAGCCGGCCTACGCCTCGGCCGTCACCTGCGCCACGGCCATCGTCGGCCCGATCTTTCCGCCGAGCATCCCGCTGATCATCTATGCCTCCGTCGCCAGCGTCTCGAGCGTACAGCTTCTGCTCGCCGGCATCGGCCCGGCGCTGATCTGTGTCCTCATGCTCTCGATCACCGTGGCCATCGTCGGCATCATCCAAAATCACCCGCGTGCGGCGCGCTGGCCGACGATCGGCGAGGTATGGCGCGACTTCGTCCCCGCCTCTCCCGCTCTGTTCACGCCGGTGCTGCTGATCGGCGGTATGCTGCTCGGCTACTTCACGCCCACCGAGGCCGCGGCGGTCACCGTCGTCTACATCCTCGTAATCAGCGCCTGCTACGGCGAGTTCGACCTGCACCATATATATCTGGCCGCCATCGACACCATCAAAGGGACGGCGGCGATCATGGCCATCGTGGCGGTCGCCGCGATGTTCGGCTGGATCCTCGCGGTCGAGCAGGTACCGCAATGGTTCAGCGGCTGGATCACCGGCATCAGCAGCGACCCACTGGTCCTGTTGTTGATCCTCAACGTTATTCTGCTGATCGCCGGCATGTTCATCGATAGCACCACGGCGACGCTGCTCCTTGTTCCCATCCTCTGCCCGCCCATCGTCGCCGCCGGCGTCGATCCGATTCAACTTGGCCTGATCTTCATCTTCAACCTGATGATCGGCCTAGTGACGCCGCCCATGGGCTTGTCGCTTTTCCTGATGAGCGACATCGCCAAGGTGCCGATGCGCGATATCCTCAAGGCGATGATCCCCTTCTATCCGCCCCTGTTGCTGACGCTGGCCATCATTACGCTGGTGCCTGAGGTCTCGCTGTGGGTTCCCAATCTTTTGAAGTAG